The sequence below is a genomic window from Deltaproteobacteria bacterium.
TTGAGCGCTGCATCGAGTGGATTCGCGATGATGAGATGGTGGAAGTTACACCAGATATGATTCGTATCCGTAAGCGCGTTCTTCAGGCCAATAAGCGTCCGAAGAGCCACGGCGGATAATTTCCCACTCAATTTTTTCTGAAATTCGTCGATATCTCTTCAAGAGATATGGCGAAAAAACAGGAAACCTCGGCAAGGCAATGGCTCGGCATTCACTTCGAATGCTGCAATGCATACTCTCGTATTTACAAACACTCCTCAGGAGCACGCTACGAAGGCCGATGCCCGAAGTGTTTGAGAATACTTCGAATACGTGTTGCCTCTGGTGGAAGCAGCCAACGCGTTTTTCGGGTAAAGTTTAACTAAGACCTGCGCCGACAAGTTTTTTAAATACCTTCAAGCTTTCCAGCTCGGCTTGCTCACCCCAAATCTTACCCACCAAACCTATCACTTGCTCCAAGGATTCCATCGAGGCGCCCACATGAATTGCGCCCCTCAGGTGACTCATGAGCTGAGGCTTCACATTCTGTCCACCCAGTACCGCCACCACACCAAACTCCCGCTGCCGAGCCGTTAAACCAGGGCGTGAAAGTACACGACCATAACCCGTTTCCAGCATCCACTTCTCGAGGTCCACATGGAGAGAGCCGATGGCCACACGCAGCTTGTCGTAGGTGCCCGCGTAAATCTGAGAGCATAAATTCTCACCGTCGCCTCGCCACTGCTCTACCGGTGCATCGGTCGACTCATTAAGCGTACATCCAAGCTTTCGAACCACAGCCAGGGCATTGATTGTACGCGGGTAGCCGGCGAATAGATGTGTTTGTAAAATGATCTCCAAACCTGCCTGGTGGTCTTTTTCTGCTAAACAAAGCCAGTCCCGCTTCACTGCCTCTAAATCGCCTCGTGCGGTATTGCCCGCCAAACAAACCAAGAGCTGGTCAGTAACATTGATGGCGTTCGAGTTTAGATCGATCAAAGGATGAGTTGGTTCAGTCATAGAAACACACAATCTACGAGACGAAACGATTCGCAAGCGAAATGTTGAAGAATGTAGAGAATGAATAAAAGGGATGGTGATAGCAGGGGTCCCCCCAGGACCTCCTGCCCACCCGAAACAACTGGACCACTAATAAGTGGTAACCAAGTGAGCTTTCGTCCGTGTTACCCTCCCCAGAGAACTCGGTTAGCTCACAAGCTGCTTCTTCTCATTCCGGCTATCCCATCTCAATTGATAAGCAATGCCTATCTAGCCCCTTGAGATGAAATGTCCCCCCCGGGAACCGGAATAATCATTAACTATATAAGGCAGGCACTTATGGGTATCGGGGAAATGCCCGAAAATGAAAAAAAAATCAGAGGGACAACCCCCACAAGACTGTAATCAACCCTGAGTTTGGGCGCGATTTTGTTCCAAAAGACCCAATTCCAGGGCAAAACGGACCAATTCAGCTCGGCTTCGAAGCCCAAGCTTTTCTGATAAGCGCGATCGATAGGTTTCAACGGTTTTGACGCTTACTGAAAGCGACTCACCAACCTCTTTGTGCGTGTAGCCTAAAGCCACCAATTCAAGGACCTGGCGCTCTCGTTCACTTAATGATTCTAGGCTCTTAGCTGCGGCAGAGGTGCGCGTGTCTTCCTCACCTTGAAGCACTGTTTGGAGCTGGTTGTTGTCCAAGCCAACGTCAATATAGGAGCGGCCCTGATGGATCGCCCGAATGGCAGCAAGTAGCTCAGTATCGGCTGCTCGCTTTACGAGATAGCCTGCCCCGCCGGCAGCAAGAACTGAGCGTAGGTAGGCATGATC
It includes:
- a CDS encoding response regulator transcription factor; its protein translation is MDKIRIMIADDHALLRAGLRSLLSEQEDMELVAEATDGLEAIEMAKEVQPDVLVLDITMPRKTGIDALTDIRRKCPKTRILVLTMHDDHAYLRSVLAAGGAGYLVKRAADTELLAAIRAIHQGRSYIDVGLDNNQLQTVLQGEEDTRTSAAAKSLESLSERERQVLELVALGYTHKEVGESLSVSVKTVETYRSRLSEKLGLRSRAELVRFALELGLLEQNRAQTQG